A single Primulina eburnea isolate SZY01 chromosome 11, ASM2296580v1, whole genome shotgun sequence DNA region contains:
- the LOC140804765 gene encoding uncharacterized protein isoform X3 — protein sequence MKNKMWCCLQLNYKVEEWEKHAIFQKLGKLWRDRKSKLQILIREVDDGRVASRDLCLLKPEFMDSHQRDLFVKKTRSSPFQEKSEKFKAMRGKQIHNHTMSRRGYARLAHIMKTSSADIPITRTKVWVEGHKKKNGQPSCEAVGEKMKEIEACASESQNTTNIAEDAISLVFGKEIRGRVRGMGLGVTPSKFGASLQQNGTIKQLQSMMHNLQQEVQQMRSIVFQNMRQQNEQEHVGIGGSIGIENDIGSGCDINRLKKSVKFKECVSWRYL from the exons ATGAAGAATAAGATGTGGTGTTGTCTTCAG TTGAACTATAAAGTTGAGGAGTGGGAGAAACATGCAATCTTTCAAAAGTTAGGTAAATTGTGGCGTGATAGAAAGTCCAAACTCCAAATACTTATACGAGAAGTTGATGATGGTCGAGTGGCTTCACGAGATCTTTGTCTTTTGAAGCCCGAATTTATGGATTCACACCAACGGGACTTGTTTGTAAAGAAGACACGATCATCACCATTTCAA gaaaagagtgaaaaattTAAGGCAATGAGAGGAAAGCAAATACACAACCACACAATGAGCAGGAGAGGTTATGCCCGTTTGGCTCACATTATG AAAACGTCTTCTGCTGATATACCAATTACAAGAACAAAAGTATGGGTGGAAGGCCATAAGAAGAAAAATGGACAACCGAGTTGTGAAGCTGTTGGAGAAAAAATG AAAGAAATAGAAGCATGTGCATCTGAATCTCAAAACACTACTAACATTGCTGAGGATGCAATTAGCCTTGTATTTGGAAAGGAAATTCGAGGTAGAGTGCGTGGAATGGGCTTAGGAGTTACACCTTCAAAATTTGGAGCATCTTTGCAACAAAATGGAACTATTAAACAACTTCAAAGTATGATGCACAACCTTCAACAAGAAGTGCAACAAATGAGGTCCATTGTTTTCCAAAATATGAGGCAACAAAATGAGCAAGAACAT GTAGGTATTGGTGGCAGTATTGGGATTGAGAATGATATTGGTAGCGGCTGTGATATCAATCGTCTCAAAAAAAGTG TCAAATTCAAAGAATGTGTGTCGTGGAGATATCTCTGA
- the LOC140804765 gene encoding uncharacterized protein isoform X6 yields MDSHQRDLFVKKTRSSPFQEKSEKFKAMRGKQIHNHTMSRRGYARLAHIMEKTSSADIPITRTKVWVEGHKKKNGQPSCEAVGEKMKEIEACASESQNTTNIAEDAISLVFGKEIRGRVRGMGLGVTPSKFGASLQQNGTIKQLQSMMHNLQQEVQQMRSIVFQNMRQQNEQEHVGIGGSIGIENDIGSGCDINRLKKSVKFKECVSWRYL; encoded by the exons ATGGATTCACACCAACGGGACTTGTTTGTAAAGAAGACACGATCATCACCATTTCAA gaaaagagtgaaaaattTAAGGCAATGAGAGGAAAGCAAATACACAACCACACAATGAGCAGGAGAGGTTATGCCCGTTTGGCTCACATTATG GAGAAAACGTCTTCTGCTGATATACCAATTACAAGAACAAAAGTATGGGTGGAAGGCCATAAGAAGAAAAATGGACAACCGAGTTGTGAAGCTGTTGGAGAAAAAATG AAAGAAATAGAAGCATGTGCATCTGAATCTCAAAACACTACTAACATTGCTGAGGATGCAATTAGCCTTGTATTTGGAAAGGAAATTCGAGGTAGAGTGCGTGGAATGGGCTTAGGAGTTACACCTTCAAAATTTGGAGCATCTTTGCAACAAAATGGAACTATTAAACAACTTCAAAGTATGATGCACAACCTTCAACAAGAAGTGCAACAAATGAGGTCCATTGTTTTCCAAAATATGAGGCAACAAAATGAGCAAGAACAT GTAGGTATTGGTGGCAGTATTGGGATTGAGAATGATATTGGTAGCGGCTGTGATATCAATCGTCTCAAAAAAAGTG TCAAATTCAAAGAATGTGTGTCGTGGAGATATCTCTGA
- the LOC140804765 gene encoding uncharacterized protein isoform X1: MKNKMWCCLQLNYKVEEWEKHAIFQKLGKLWRDRKSKLQILIREVDDGRVASRDLCLLKPEFMDSHQRDLFVKKTRSSPFQEKSEKFKAMRGKQIHNHTMSRRGYARLAHIMEKTSSADIPITRTKVWVEGHKKKNGQPSCEAVGEKMKEIEACASESQNTTNIAEDAISLVFGKEIRGRVRGMGLGVTPSKFGASLQQNGTIKQLQSMMHNLQQEVQQMRSIVFQNMRQQNEQEHVGIGGSIGIENDIGSGCDINRLKKSVKFKECVSWRYL, encoded by the exons ATGAAGAATAAGATGTGGTGTTGTCTTCAG TTGAACTATAAAGTTGAGGAGTGGGAGAAACATGCAATCTTTCAAAAGTTAGGTAAATTGTGGCGTGATAGAAAGTCCAAACTCCAAATACTTATACGAGAAGTTGATGATGGTCGAGTGGCTTCACGAGATCTTTGTCTTTTGAAGCCCGAATTTATGGATTCACACCAACGGGACTTGTTTGTAAAGAAGACACGATCATCACCATTTCAA gaaaagagtgaaaaattTAAGGCAATGAGAGGAAAGCAAATACACAACCACACAATGAGCAGGAGAGGTTATGCCCGTTTGGCTCACATTATG GAGAAAACGTCTTCTGCTGATATACCAATTACAAGAACAAAAGTATGGGTGGAAGGCCATAAGAAGAAAAATGGACAACCGAGTTGTGAAGCTGTTGGAGAAAAAATG AAAGAAATAGAAGCATGTGCATCTGAATCTCAAAACACTACTAACATTGCTGAGGATGCAATTAGCCTTGTATTTGGAAAGGAAATTCGAGGTAGAGTGCGTGGAATGGGCTTAGGAGTTACACCTTCAAAATTTGGAGCATCTTTGCAACAAAATGGAACTATTAAACAACTTCAAAGTATGATGCACAACCTTCAACAAGAAGTGCAACAAATGAGGTCCATTGTTTTCCAAAATATGAGGCAACAAAATGAGCAAGAACAT GTAGGTATTGGTGGCAGTATTGGGATTGAGAATGATATTGGTAGCGGCTGTGATATCAATCGTCTCAAAAAAAGTG TCAAATTCAAAGAATGTGTGTCGTGGAGATATCTCTGA
- the LOC140804765 gene encoding uncharacterized protein isoform X2, with the protein MKNKMWCCLQLNYKVEEWEKHAIFQKLGKLWRDRKSKLQILIREVDDGRVASRDLCLLKPEFMDSHQRDLFVKKTRSSPFQEKSEKFKAMRGKQIHNHTMSRRGYARLAHIMEKTSSADIPITRTKVWVEGHKKKNGQPSCEAVGEKMKEIEACASESQNTTNIAEDAISLVFGKEIRGRVRGMGLGVTPSKFGASLQQNGTIKQLQSMMHNLQQEVQQMRSIVFQNMRQQNEQEHVSIGGSIGIENDIGSGCDINRLKKSVKFKECVSWRYL; encoded by the exons ATGAAGAATAAGATGTGGTGTTGTCTTCAG TTGAACTATAAAGTTGAGGAGTGGGAGAAACATGCAATCTTTCAAAAGTTAGGTAAATTGTGGCGTGATAGAAAGTCCAAACTCCAAATACTTATACGAGAAGTTGATGATGGTCGAGTGGCTTCACGAGATCTTTGTCTTTTGAAGCCCGAATTTATGGATTCACACCAACGGGACTTGTTTGTAAAGAAGACACGATCATCACCATTTCAA gaaaagagtgaaaaattTAAGGCAATGAGAGGAAAGCAAATACACAACCACACAATGAGCAGGAGAGGTTATGCCCGTTTGGCTCACATTATG GAGAAAACGTCTTCTGCTGATATACCAATTACAAGAACAAAAGTATGGGTGGAAGGCCATAAGAAGAAAAATGGACAACCGAGTTGTGAAGCTGTTGGAGAAAAAATG AAAGAAATAGAAGCATGTGCATCTGAATCTCAAAACACTACTAACATTGCTGAGGATGCAATTAGCCTTGTATTTGGAAAGGAAATTCGAGGTAGAGTGCGTGGAATGGGCTTAGGAGTTACACCTTCAAAATTTGGAGCATCTTTGCAACAAAATGGAACTATTAAACAACTTCAAAGTATGATGCACAACCTTCAACAAGAAGTGCAACAAATGAGGTCCATTGTTTTCCAAAATATGAGGCAACAAAATGAGCAAGAACATGTTA GTATTGGTGGCAGTATTGGGATTGAGAATGATATTGGTAGCGGCTGTGATATCAATCGTCTCAAAAAAAGTG TCAAATTCAAAGAATGTGTGTCGTGGAGATATCTCTGA
- the LOC140804765 gene encoding uncharacterized protein isoform X5 has product MKNKMWCCLQLNYKVEEWEKHAIFQKLGKLWRDRKSKLQILIREVDDGRVASRDLCLLKPEFMDSHQRDLFVKKTRSSPFQEKSEKFKAMRGKQIHNHTMSRRGYARLAHIMEKTSSADIPITRTKVWVEGHKKKNGQPSCEAVGEKMKEIEACASESQNTTNIAEDAISLVFGKEIRGRVRGMGLGVTPSKFGASLQQNGTIKQLQSMMHNLQQEVQQMRSIVFQNMRQQNEQEHVSIGGSIGIENDIGSGCDINRLKKSGNADNVN; this is encoded by the exons ATGAAGAATAAGATGTGGTGTTGTCTTCAG TTGAACTATAAAGTTGAGGAGTGGGAGAAACATGCAATCTTTCAAAAGTTAGGTAAATTGTGGCGTGATAGAAAGTCCAAACTCCAAATACTTATACGAGAAGTTGATGATGGTCGAGTGGCTTCACGAGATCTTTGTCTTTTGAAGCCCGAATTTATGGATTCACACCAACGGGACTTGTTTGTAAAGAAGACACGATCATCACCATTTCAA gaaaagagtgaaaaattTAAGGCAATGAGAGGAAAGCAAATACACAACCACACAATGAGCAGGAGAGGTTATGCCCGTTTGGCTCACATTATG GAGAAAACGTCTTCTGCTGATATACCAATTACAAGAACAAAAGTATGGGTGGAAGGCCATAAGAAGAAAAATGGACAACCGAGTTGTGAAGCTGTTGGAGAAAAAATG AAAGAAATAGAAGCATGTGCATCTGAATCTCAAAACACTACTAACATTGCTGAGGATGCAATTAGCCTTGTATTTGGAAAGGAAATTCGAGGTAGAGTGCGTGGAATGGGCTTAGGAGTTACACCTTCAAAATTTGGAGCATCTTTGCAACAAAATGGAACTATTAAACAACTTCAAAGTATGATGCACAACCTTCAACAAGAAGTGCAACAAATGAGGTCCATTGTTTTCCAAAATATGAGGCAACAAAATGAGCAAGAACATGTTA GTATTGGTGGCAGTATTGGGATTGAGAATGATATTGGTAGCGGCTGTGATATCAATCGTCTCAAAAAAAGTGGTAATGCTGATAATGTGAACTAA
- the LOC140804765 gene encoding uncharacterized protein isoform X4 codes for MKNKMWCCLQLNYKVEEWEKHAIFQKLGKLWRDRKSKLQILIREVDDGRVASRDLCLLKPEFMDSHQRDLFVKKTRSSPFQEKSEKFKAMRGKQIHNHTMSRRGYARLAHIMEKTSSADIPITRTKVWVEGHKKKNGQPSCEAVGEKMKEIEACASESQNTTNIAEDAISLVFGKEIRGRVRGMGLGVTPSKFGASLQQNGTIKQLQSMMHNLQQEVQQMRSIVFQNMRQQNEQEHVGIGGSIGIENDIGSGCDINRLKKSGNADNVN; via the exons ATGAAGAATAAGATGTGGTGTTGTCTTCAG TTGAACTATAAAGTTGAGGAGTGGGAGAAACATGCAATCTTTCAAAAGTTAGGTAAATTGTGGCGTGATAGAAAGTCCAAACTCCAAATACTTATACGAGAAGTTGATGATGGTCGAGTGGCTTCACGAGATCTTTGTCTTTTGAAGCCCGAATTTATGGATTCACACCAACGGGACTTGTTTGTAAAGAAGACACGATCATCACCATTTCAA gaaaagagtgaaaaattTAAGGCAATGAGAGGAAAGCAAATACACAACCACACAATGAGCAGGAGAGGTTATGCCCGTTTGGCTCACATTATG GAGAAAACGTCTTCTGCTGATATACCAATTACAAGAACAAAAGTATGGGTGGAAGGCCATAAGAAGAAAAATGGACAACCGAGTTGTGAAGCTGTTGGAGAAAAAATG AAAGAAATAGAAGCATGTGCATCTGAATCTCAAAACACTACTAACATTGCTGAGGATGCAATTAGCCTTGTATTTGGAAAGGAAATTCGAGGTAGAGTGCGTGGAATGGGCTTAGGAGTTACACCTTCAAAATTTGGAGCATCTTTGCAACAAAATGGAACTATTAAACAACTTCAAAGTATGATGCACAACCTTCAACAAGAAGTGCAACAAATGAGGTCCATTGTTTTCCAAAATATGAGGCAACAAAATGAGCAAGAACAT GTAGGTATTGGTGGCAGTATTGGGATTGAGAATGATATTGGTAGCGGCTGTGATATCAATCGTCTCAAAAAAAGTGGTAATGCTGATAATGTGAACTAA
- the LOC140804763 gene encoding uncharacterized protein produces the protein MLPEKTTLPQSVYSMKKLLKPFDLGYEKIHACPNDCCLFRKELKELDSCPKCGSSRWKVDKVTLKVRKGIPEKVLRYFPVIPRLKRMFKSEEMAEDLIWHSNHKIQDHMMRHPVDSVAWDTINHKWPAFASNPRNLRLGLATDGFNPFGDLSSRYSCWPVILVNYNLPPLKCMSKENLMLTLLIPGPKQPGNDIDVYLEPLVEDLKELWDTCVEAFDAFSKSMFNLKAILMWTINDFPAYGNLAGCATKGKFGCPICGEDVCSMWLKYSRKFSYLGHRRFLAPDHPFREKKKWFNGKKERKGKPRALTVQKSDQMWKKKSIFFSFPYWSGLLLRHNLDVMHVEKNVCENITGTLLNVKKKSKDGVNARKDLMHLNIRKELHPQEKGENMYHLPAAPYTLSKKEMNVFCSRLKKIKLPDGYSSNIGNCVSLEDHKLIGLKSHDCHVLMQQLLSVALRSLLPKGPRSALFLLCAFYNELCQRVLDRNRLEQLEENIAETLCMLERYFPPAFFTISVHLTIHFAREARLCGHVQFRWMYPFERFMKTLNEYVKNRARPKGCIAECYLAEERMRFCSAYIEKATGIGIRSNRNQDLDNGLVEGRPISQGKEKILEDHVLQAAHRYVLFNTAEVEPYLQKHIEELKQTDRRFLINETLLQKRHMETFAQWLSKHVFDNSSDRIQWLAHGPRKHVISYTGYIVNGYRFHTIDVERSTQDSGVSIEADTVCQSSTNDHSHTVGRVLYYGVIRDIVLLDYYSFKVPVFRCDWANHETGIKMEDGFTLVNLHQGLRTFEGDPFILASQAKQVFYSRDNDESNWYVLLKAPPRGMHNMNLLEEEAYTSFTPLDVSTLEINITEKEPYARNECVGIDVTDL, from the exons ATGCTTCCAGAAAAAACCACACTTCCACAAAGTGTTTACTCGATGAAAAAGTTGTTGAAACCATTTGATTTAGGATATGAGAAGATTCATGCTTGCCCAAACGATTGTTGTCTATTTAGAAAGGAGCTCAAAGAATTAGACTCATGTCCAAAGTGTGGTTCCTCAAGATGGAAGGTGGACAAAGTTACCTTAAAAGTTCGTAAAGGAATTCCTGAAAAGGTGCTAAGGTATTTTCCTGTGATACCAAGActtaaaagaatgtttaaatcaGAAGAAATGGCTGAAGATTTGATTTGGCACTCCAACCACAAAATTCAAGATCATATGATGCGTCATCCAGTTGATTCAGTAGCTTGGGATACAATAAATCACAAGTGGCCTGCTTTTGCATCAAATCCTAGAAATCTTCGTCTTGGTCTTGCAACAGATGGATTCAACCCTTTTGGTGACCTTAGTTCTAGATATAGTTGTTGGCCGGTTATCTTGGTCAATTACAATCTTCCTCCATTGAAGTGCATGTCGAAAGAAAATCTTATGTTAACATTACTAATACCAGGTCCAAAGCAACCAGGAAATGATATAGATGTGTACTTGGAACCTCTTGTGGAAGATTTGAAGGAGTTGTGGGACACATGTGTGGAGGCATTTGATGCATTTAGCAAGTCAATGTTCAATCTGAAGGCTATCTTGATGTGGACAATCAATGATTTTCCAGCTTATGGAAACCTAGCTGGATGTGCCACAAAAGGAAAATTCGGTTGCCCAATATGTGGTGAAGACGTTTGTTCTATGTGGCTTAAGTACAGTAGAAAGTTTTCATACTTAGGCCACCGAAGATTTCTTGCTCCTGATCATCCATTTCGTGAGAAAAAGAAGTGGTTTAAtggaaaaaaagagagaaaaggaAAACCGAGGGCTTTGACTG TACAAAAATCAGATCAAATGTGGAAGAAGAAGTCAATTTTTTTCAGTTTTCCATACTGGAGT GGACTGCTGCTACGTCATAACTTAGATGTGATGCATGTTGAAAAGAATGTCTGCGAAAATATCACAGGCACATTGTTAAACGTGAAGAAAAAATCCAAAGATGGTGTGAATGCTCGTAAAGATTTGATGCACTTAAACATTAGAAAAGAATTACATCCTCAAGAGAAAGGGGAAAATATGTATCACTTGCCTGCTGCACCTTACACATTGTCTAAAAAAGAGATGAATGTATTTTGCTCTAGattgaagaaaataaagttaccCGATGGCTACAGCTCAAATATTGGTAACTGTGTTTCTTTAGAAGATCATAAGCTTATTGGGCTGAAATCTCATGATTGCCATGTTCTAATGCAACAATTGCTATCAGTAGCATTGAGAAGTCTTTTACCTAAAGGTCCACGTAGTGCTCTATTTCTATTGTGTGCATTTTACAATGAATTATGTCAAAGAGTGTTAGACAGAAACCGTTTAGAACAACTCGAGGAGAATATTGCTGAAACCCTATGCATGTTGGAAAGGTACTTTCCACCCGCTTTCTTCACTATCTCGGTTCATTTGACAATTCATTTTGCAAGAGAGGCTCGCTTGTGTGGGCATGTCCAATTCCGTTGGATGTATCCCTTTGAAAG ATTTATGAAAACACTTAATGAGTATGTGAAGAACCGAGCAAGGCCAAAGGGTTGCATAGCTGAGTGTTATCTTGCAGAAGAACGAATGCGATTTTGTAGTGCTTATATAGAAAAAGCGACTGGTATTGGTATCCGTTCTAATCGAAATCAGGATTTGGACAATGGATTAGTGGAAGGTCGCCCAATTTCGcaaggaaaagaaaaaattttagaaGACCATGTGTTGCAAGCTGCACATCGATATGTGTTGTTCAATACTGCTGAAGTTGAGCCTTACTTACA GAAGCACATTGAGGAGCTGAAACAAACAGATCGTCGTTTCTTAATTAATGAAACATTGTTACAGAAGCGACATATGGAAACATTTGCTCAATGGTTATCAAAACATGTTTTTGATAACTCATCAGACAGAATACAATGGCTAGCACATGGTCCAAGAAAACATGTCATATCTTATACGGGTTATATTGTAAATGGATATCGATTCCACACAATTGATGTTGAAAGGTCGACACAAGATAGTGGTGTTTCGATTGAAGCAGATACTGTTTGTCAGTCTAGTACGAATGATCATTCACATACCGTTGGAAGAGTATTATACTATGGAGTTATACGAGATATTGTTTTACTAGACTACTATTCTTTCAAAGTTCCTGTTTTTAGGTGTGATTGGGCAAATCATGAAACTGGAATCAAAATGGAAGATGGTTTTACACTGGTCAACTTACACCAAGGTCTAAGAACTTTTGAAGGCGATCCTTTCATTTTAGCATCACAAGCAAAACAAGTATTCTATTCTAGAGACAATGACGAATCAAACTGGTATGTGTTGCTGAAAGCGCCGCCTCGGGGTATGCATAACATGAATTTGCTTGAAGAGGAAGCCTATACATCATTCACACCTCTTGATGTGTCCACACTTGAGATTAACATCACTGAGAAAGAACCGTACGCGAGAAATGAGTGTGTGGGAATTGACGTGACTGATCTGTGA